The proteins below are encoded in one region of Prosthecobacter vanneervenii:
- a CDS encoding ATP-binding protein, with protein sequence MPPHASHPPSAAAPWRRWLGLSEVWAGGTLSARVLVWLRWLAAAGQGITLLVVSRMGVAIPWWQCGGAVAVTLITNALLEWWLRQIRWQMQEGFFHLMVWDALTLTFLLHWTGGLQNPFALFYLVQLTLAAVALRASAVFGLGLLTTLACGWLWQKAVPLHLTTGAAVSTAMLTQGFFVALVLAGGFVLVLLLALRKRSHRLQHERERLRKELDSRERFLSVAALATGFAHELGTPLGTIALAVEELRTVPDADTIAIIAREAARCQQVLQRLRELGQEATGLSAEPCAIDKVVETVLATLPESQRSRVKADIHTHDTLVACAGLREALLVLLRNALLSSAEDLAVRLHINEQAEWLRISVEDQGPGFSPEMLLHWGEPFRTTRDPGSGMGLGLFFVRRLAASMQGSVEVENLSKGGARVSLLIPRHPHPSHHESAPR encoded by the coding sequence ATGCCTCCGCATGCCTCACATCCTCCTTCAGCCGCTGCTCCCTGGCGGCGCTGGCTGGGCCTGAGTGAGGTCTGGGCCGGCGGCACCCTCAGCGCGCGTGTACTGGTGTGGCTGCGCTGGCTGGCAGCAGCCGGTCAGGGCATCACTCTGCTCGTCGTCTCCCGCATGGGTGTGGCGATTCCCTGGTGGCAGTGCGGCGGCGCTGTGGCCGTGACACTCATCACCAATGCGCTTCTTGAATGGTGGCTGCGACAGATCCGCTGGCAGATGCAGGAGGGCTTTTTCCATCTCATGGTATGGGATGCTCTCACACTGACCTTTCTGCTGCACTGGACTGGCGGCCTGCAAAATCCATTCGCGCTTTTTTACCTCGTGCAGCTCACCCTCGCAGCGGTGGCGCTGCGTGCCTCCGCAGTGTTCGGTCTTGGCCTGCTCACCACGCTGGCCTGTGGCTGGCTCTGGCAAAAAGCCGTGCCTCTGCATCTGACCACCGGCGCCGCTGTCTCCACTGCCATGCTCACCCAGGGCTTCTTCGTGGCGCTGGTGCTTGCCGGAGGTTTTGTGCTCGTGCTTCTGCTCGCTCTGCGCAAGCGCTCTCACCGGCTGCAGCACGAGCGCGAGCGCCTGCGCAAAGAGCTGGACTCTCGCGAGCGCTTCCTCTCGGTCGCCGCACTCGCCACGGGTTTCGCGCATGAGCTGGGCACGCCCTTGGGCACCATTGCTCTGGCCGTGGAGGAGCTGCGCACGGTGCCGGATGCGGACACCATCGCCATCATCGCCCGCGAGGCGGCGCGCTGCCAGCAGGTCCTGCAGCGCCTCCGCGAGCTCGGCCAGGAGGCCACCGGACTCTCCGCAGAGCCCTGCGCCATCGACAAAGTGGTGGAGACCGTTCTCGCCACCCTTCCGGAGTCTCAGCGCTCCCGTGTCAAAGCGGACATCCACACCCACGACACCCTGGTCGCCTGCGCCGGTCTGCGCGAAGCCCTGCTGGTGCTCCTCCGCAATGCACTGCTATCCTCCGCAGAGGATCTCGCGGTGCGCCTGCACATCAATGAGCAGGCAGAATGGCTGCGAATAAGTGTGGAAGATCAGGGCCCGGGCTTCAGCCCCGAGATGCTCCTCCACTGGGGCGAGCCCTTCCGTACCACGCGCGATCCCGGCTCCGGCATGGGCCTTGGTTTGTTCTTTGTGCGCAGACTCGCCGCCTCCATGCAGGGCAGCGTGGAGGTGGAAAATCTGTCCAAAGGCGGAGCACGCGTATCACTCCTGATCCCACGGCACCCACACCCCTCTCATCATGAAAGTGCTCCTCGTTGA